One Perognathus longimembris pacificus isolate PPM17 chromosome 2, ASM2315922v1, whole genome shotgun sequence DNA segment encodes these proteins:
- the Sec31b gene encoding protein transport protein Sec31B isoform X4, whose amino-acid sequence MKELGRFHKLIWGSFGNELLESSGVIAGGGDNGMLTLYNVTHILSSGKEPVIAQRQKHTGAVRALDFNPFQGNLLASGASDSEIFIWDLNNLSVPMTPGSKSQQPPEDIKALSWNRQVQHILCSAHPSGKAIVWDLRKNEPIIKISDHNSKMNCSCLAWHPDIATQLVLCSEDDRLPVIQLWDLRFASSPLKVLENHSRGILSMSWNQADSELLLSSAKDSRIFCWNLGSGEVVYTLPTDSSWCFDVQWCPRNPPVFSAASFDGWISLYSVMGRSLEIQHMGQADKISSSFSKGQPLPPLQVPEQVAQASLIPPLKKPPKWIRRPAGVSFAFGGKLVTFGLPSTPAQQATQPCPRLVFISQVTTESEFLMKSAELQEALGSGNLLNYCKHKSQQTSLPSEKMLWEFLKVTLEHDSKVKFLKLLGYNKDELQKKVATWLKNNVRLGESLQPEGDDLNRKRQYAFGSQASKHTTDEISASSAFFDELVPQSMTPWEIPITEDTDGLLSQALLLGELGPAVQLCLKEERFAEAIILAQAGGTDLLRRTQEHYFAKRRTKISPLLACVVQKNWKGLVCACSLKNWKEALALLLTYSGQEKFPELCDMLGTRMEQEGGRALASEARLCYVCSGSVERLVECCAKSPQATSPMALQNLMEKVMVLRRSLELLQGPGRESPGPTTTYRITQYASLLAAQGSLATAMSFLPRDCAQPSVQQLRDRLFHAQGSAVLGQEAPPFPFSRVVVGVTPHSKETSYRLGSQPAYQISPPSPRSGATTQPSLVMPLTPSQPGPFQGSMTPTIRYSRAPGAPALQATQPLPLHPGVRPALSQPQLIGQKAQAPNPAGLPGTWPLPSLPPPMASPEVMQPGSPFLPEPPRPLPPPPVGPPGPRPLSFQAPALPPSFPMTYPPGGPNAPLSGTVPHSGIWTPRPGPQDSWQAAPGPRGNLQRKMLPETFMPLAPVTAPVMSIGHETKQVLPSQPAAVSSVSHPPPGAPAERNLQQLQQLPSKKMEKKDLPLEHQSLKVSFEALLQRCSLSATDLKTKRKLDEAAQRLECLYEKLREGTLSPPVLAGLHEVARCADAGNFAQGLAVHAQVVSCSSFSELSSFMPVLKAILTIAQKLQG is encoded by the exons CGGGAGCTGTCAGGGCTCTCGACTTTAACCCTTTCCAG GGCAACCTCCTAGCCTCAGGAGCTAGTGATTCTGAGATCTTCATTTGGGATTTGAATAACCTGAGTGTTCCAATGACCCCAGGATCCAAGTCACAG CAGCCCCCAGAAGACATCAAGGCACTCTCTTGGAACCGCCAAGTCCAGCACATTCTGTGTTCTGCTCACCCCAGCGGCAAGGCAATTGTATGGGATCTGAGGAAGAATGAGCCTATCATTAAAATCAGTGATCACAACAGCAAG ATGAACtgctcctgcctggcctggcaccCAGACATAGCCACGCAGTTGGTGCTGTGCTCAGAAGATGACCGTCTCCCAGTGATTCAGCTGTGGGATTTGCGCTTCGCTTCTTCACCCCTGAAGGTGCTAGAGAACCACAGCAG GGGGATCTTATCAATGTCATGGAACCAAGCTGACTCTGAGCTGCTGCTTAGTAGTGCCAAGGACAGCCGGATCTTCTGCTGGAACCTGGGGAGCGGTGAG GTGGTATATACGCTACCCACAGACAGCAGCTGGTGCTTCGATGTGCAGTGGTGTCCTCGGAACCCTCCAGTATTCTCTGCTGCCTCTTTCGATGGCTGGATCAGTTTGTATTCTGTGATGGGGAGGAGCTTGGAAATCCAGCACATGGGACAGGCTGACAAG ATCTCCTCTTCCTTCAGCAAAGGTCAGCCCCTTCCACCACTGCAGGTGCCAGAGCAAGTGGCCCAGGCATCACTGATACCTCCCCTGAAAAAGCCTCCCAAATGGATCAGAAGGCCAGCAGGTGTTTCATTTGCT TTTGGGGGGAAGCTGGTTACCTTTGGtcttcccagcacccctgcccAGCAGGCGACACAGCCCTGCCCCCGCCTTGTCTTCATCAGTCAAGTCACCACAGAATCTGAGTTCCTGATGAAGTCAGCTGAGCTGCAGGAGGCCTTGGGATCTGGAAATCTCTTGAATTATTGTAAGCACAAGAGTCAGCAAACTTCACTGCCAAGCGAAAAGATGCTCTGGGAGTTCCTGAAG GTGACCTTAGAGCATGACTCCAAAGTGAAATTCTTAAAGCTATTAGGATACAATAAAGATGAGCTCCAGAAGAAG GTGGCCACATGGCTGAAGAATAACGTGAGGTTAGGAGAGAGCCTTCAGCCTGAAGGAGATGACCTCAACCGCAAGAGACAGTATGCCTTTGGCAGTCAG GCCTCCAAACACACCACAGATGAAATTTCTGCCTCTTCAGCCTTCTTTGATGAGCTAGTCCCTCAGAGCATGACTCCTTGGGAGATCCCCATTACAGAAG ACACTGATGGACTCCTGAGCCAGGCTCTGCTGCTTGGGGAACTGGGCCCTGCTGTGCAGCTGTGTCTGAAGGAGGAGCGCTTCGCTGAAGCTATTATCCTGGCCCAGGCTGGGGGTACAGATTTGCTGAGGCGGACACAGGAGCACTACTTTGCCAAGAGGAGAACCAAAATCTCTCCG CTTCTAGCCTGTGTTGTGCAGAAGAACTGGAAGGGTCTGGTATGTGCCTGTAGCCTGAAGAACTGGAAAGAGGCACTGGCCTTGCTACTCACATACTCAGGGCAAGAGAAATTCCCGGAGCTCTGTG ACATGCTGGGAACTCGCATGGAGCAGGAGGGTGGCAGGGCACTAGCCTCTGAGGCCAGGCTCTGTTACGTGTGCTCAGGGAGTGTGGAGCGGCTGGTAGAGTGCTGTGCCAAGTCCCCCCAGGCCACATCCCCCATGGCTCTGCAG AACCTGATGGAGAAGGTAATGGTCCTCAGAAGAAGCTTGGAGCTACTACAGGGTCCTGgcagagagagcccaggccccactACAACATACAGGATCACCCAGTATGCCAGCCTCCTGGCAGCCCAGGGCAGCCTCGCTACCGCGATGAGCTTCTTacccagggactgtgctcag CCATCAGTTCAACAGCTGAGAGACCGGCTATTTCATGCCCAAGGTTCTGCTGTTTTGGGCCAAGaggctccccctttccccttctcccgGGTTGTTGTGGGAGTTACCCCCCACTCTAAAGAGACATCTTATAGATTGGGATCCCAGCCTGCTTACCAG ATCTCACCTCCATCTCCAAGGTCAGGGGCTACCACTCAGCCCTCACTAGTGATGCCTTTAAcaccttcccagcctggccctttcCAGGGCTCCATGACACCAACGATTCGTTACTCCAGGGCTCCTGGGGCACCTGCACTGCAAGCCACCCAGCCTTTGCCTTTACACCCTGGGGTgaggcctg CTTTATCTCAGCCACAGCTGATAGGACAAAAAGCTCAGGCTCCAAACCCTGCAGGATTGCCTGGAACATGGCCCCTTCCTAGCCTTCCTCCACCCATGGCATCCCCAGAGGTCATGCAGCCCGGCTCTCCCTTCCTGCCTGAACCTCCTAGACCACTGCCTCCGCCTCCTGTGGGACCACCAggtcccaggcccctgagtttccAGGCCCCAGCCCTTCCTCCTAGCTTCCCAATGACTTATCCTCCTGGAGGGCCAAATGCTCCACTCTCAGGTACCGTCCCACATTCTGGCATCTGGACTCCACGTCCAG GACCTCAAGATTCCTGGCAGGCGGCTCCAGGCCCCAGGGGAAACCTCCAGAGGAAAATG CTGCCAGAGACATTTATGCCTCTCGCACCAGTTACTGCTCCAGTTATGAGCATTGGTCATGAGACAAAACAGGTTCTGCCATCGCAGCCTGCTGCAGTCTCCAGTGTGAGTCACCCTCCTCCTGGAGCTCCAGCAGAACGTAACCTACAG CAACTTCAACAACTGCCTTCTaagaagatggaaaagaaggaCCTGCCTCTAGAGCATCAGTCCCTGAAGGTCAGCTTTGAGGCACTTCTCCAGCGCTGTTCCCTATCTGCAACTGATTTG AAGACCAAAAGGAAGTTGGATGAGGCTGCCCAACGTCTAGAGTGCCTGTATGAGAAGCTCCGTGAGGGGACA CTCTCACCCCCTGTCCTGGCTGGGCTCCACGAAGTTGCCCGATGTGCGGATGCAGGGAATTTTGCACAGGGCCTCGCAGTGCACGCCCAGGTGGTGAGCTGCAGTAGCTTTAGCGAGCTGTCCAGCTTCATGCCTGTCCTGAAGGCCATCCTCACCATCGCGCAGAAGCTGCAGGGCTAA
- the Sec31b gene encoding protein transport protein Sec31B isoform X5, with product MLTLYNVTHILSSGKEPVIAQRQKHTGAVRALDFNPFQGNLLASGASDSEIFIWDLNNLSVPMTPGSKSQQPPEDIKALSWNRQVQHILCSAHPSGKAIVWDLRKNEPIIKISDHNSKMNCSCLAWHPDIATQLVLCSEDDRLPVIQLWDLRFASSPLKVLENHSRGILSMSWNQADSELLLSSAKDSRIFCWNLGSGEVVYTLPTDSSWCFDVQWCPRNPPVFSAASFDGWISLYSVMGRSLEIQHMGQADKISSSFSKGQPLPPLQVPEQVAQASLIPPLKKPPKWIRRPAGVSFAFGGKLVTFGLPSTPAQQATQPCPRLVFISQVTTESEFLMKSAELQEALGSGNLLNYCKHKSQQTSLPSEKMLWEFLKVTLEHDSKVKFLKLLGYNKDELQKKVATWLKNNVRLGESLQPEGDDLNRKRQYAFGSQASKHTTDEISASSAFFDELVPQSMTPWEIPITEDTDGLLSQALLLGELGPAVQLCLKEERFAEAIILAQAGGTDLLRRTQEHYFAKRRTKISPLLACVVQKNWKGLVCACSLKNWKEALALLLTYSGQEKFPELCDMLGTRMEQEGGRALASEARLCYVCSGSVERLVECCAKSPQATSPMALQNLMEKVMVLRRSLELLQGPGRESPGPTTTYRITQYASLLAAQGSLATAMSFLPRDCAQPSVQQLRDRLFHAQGSAVLGQEAPPFPFSRVVVGVTPHSKETSYRLGSQPAYQISPPSPRSGATTQPSLVMPLTPSQPGPFQGSMTPTIRYSRAPGAPALQATQPLPLHPGVRPALSQPQLIGQKAQAPNPAGLPGTWPLPSLPPPMASPEVMQPGSPFLPEPPRPLPPPPVGPPGPRPLSFQAPALPPSFPMTYPPGGPNAPLSGTVPHSGIWTPRPGPQDSWQAAPGPRGNLQRKMLPETFMPLAPVTAPVMSIGHETKQVLPSQPAAVSSVSHPPPGAPAERNLQQLQQLPSKKMEKKDLPLEHQSLKVSFEALLQRCSLSATDLKTKRKLDEAAQRLECLYEKLREGTLSPPVLAGLHEVARCADAGNFAQGLAVHAQVVSCSSFSELSSFMPVLKAILTIAQKLQG from the exons CGGGAGCTGTCAGGGCTCTCGACTTTAACCCTTTCCAG GGCAACCTCCTAGCCTCAGGAGCTAGTGATTCTGAGATCTTCATTTGGGATTTGAATAACCTGAGTGTTCCAATGACCCCAGGATCCAAGTCACAG CAGCCCCCAGAAGACATCAAGGCACTCTCTTGGAACCGCCAAGTCCAGCACATTCTGTGTTCTGCTCACCCCAGCGGCAAGGCAATTGTATGGGATCTGAGGAAGAATGAGCCTATCATTAAAATCAGTGATCACAACAGCAAG ATGAACtgctcctgcctggcctggcaccCAGACATAGCCACGCAGTTGGTGCTGTGCTCAGAAGATGACCGTCTCCCAGTGATTCAGCTGTGGGATTTGCGCTTCGCTTCTTCACCCCTGAAGGTGCTAGAGAACCACAGCAG GGGGATCTTATCAATGTCATGGAACCAAGCTGACTCTGAGCTGCTGCTTAGTAGTGCCAAGGACAGCCGGATCTTCTGCTGGAACCTGGGGAGCGGTGAG GTGGTATATACGCTACCCACAGACAGCAGCTGGTGCTTCGATGTGCAGTGGTGTCCTCGGAACCCTCCAGTATTCTCTGCTGCCTCTTTCGATGGCTGGATCAGTTTGTATTCTGTGATGGGGAGGAGCTTGGAAATCCAGCACATGGGACAGGCTGACAAG ATCTCCTCTTCCTTCAGCAAAGGTCAGCCCCTTCCACCACTGCAGGTGCCAGAGCAAGTGGCCCAGGCATCACTGATACCTCCCCTGAAAAAGCCTCCCAAATGGATCAGAAGGCCAGCAGGTGTTTCATTTGCT TTTGGGGGGAAGCTGGTTACCTTTGGtcttcccagcacccctgcccAGCAGGCGACACAGCCCTGCCCCCGCCTTGTCTTCATCAGTCAAGTCACCACAGAATCTGAGTTCCTGATGAAGTCAGCTGAGCTGCAGGAGGCCTTGGGATCTGGAAATCTCTTGAATTATTGTAAGCACAAGAGTCAGCAAACTTCACTGCCAAGCGAAAAGATGCTCTGGGAGTTCCTGAAG GTGACCTTAGAGCATGACTCCAAAGTGAAATTCTTAAAGCTATTAGGATACAATAAAGATGAGCTCCAGAAGAAG GTGGCCACATGGCTGAAGAATAACGTGAGGTTAGGAGAGAGCCTTCAGCCTGAAGGAGATGACCTCAACCGCAAGAGACAGTATGCCTTTGGCAGTCAG GCCTCCAAACACACCACAGATGAAATTTCTGCCTCTTCAGCCTTCTTTGATGAGCTAGTCCCTCAGAGCATGACTCCTTGGGAGATCCCCATTACAGAAG ACACTGATGGACTCCTGAGCCAGGCTCTGCTGCTTGGGGAACTGGGCCCTGCTGTGCAGCTGTGTCTGAAGGAGGAGCGCTTCGCTGAAGCTATTATCCTGGCCCAGGCTGGGGGTACAGATTTGCTGAGGCGGACACAGGAGCACTACTTTGCCAAGAGGAGAACCAAAATCTCTCCG CTTCTAGCCTGTGTTGTGCAGAAGAACTGGAAGGGTCTGGTATGTGCCTGTAGCCTGAAGAACTGGAAAGAGGCACTGGCCTTGCTACTCACATACTCAGGGCAAGAGAAATTCCCGGAGCTCTGTG ACATGCTGGGAACTCGCATGGAGCAGGAGGGTGGCAGGGCACTAGCCTCTGAGGCCAGGCTCTGTTACGTGTGCTCAGGGAGTGTGGAGCGGCTGGTAGAGTGCTGTGCCAAGTCCCCCCAGGCCACATCCCCCATGGCTCTGCAG AACCTGATGGAGAAGGTAATGGTCCTCAGAAGAAGCTTGGAGCTACTACAGGGTCCTGgcagagagagcccaggccccactACAACATACAGGATCACCCAGTATGCCAGCCTCCTGGCAGCCCAGGGCAGCCTCGCTACCGCGATGAGCTTCTTacccagggactgtgctcag CCATCAGTTCAACAGCTGAGAGACCGGCTATTTCATGCCCAAGGTTCTGCTGTTTTGGGCCAAGaggctccccctttccccttctcccgGGTTGTTGTGGGAGTTACCCCCCACTCTAAAGAGACATCTTATAGATTGGGATCCCAGCCTGCTTACCAG ATCTCACCTCCATCTCCAAGGTCAGGGGCTACCACTCAGCCCTCACTAGTGATGCCTTTAAcaccttcccagcctggccctttcCAGGGCTCCATGACACCAACGATTCGTTACTCCAGGGCTCCTGGGGCACCTGCACTGCAAGCCACCCAGCCTTTGCCTTTACACCCTGGGGTgaggcctg CTTTATCTCAGCCACAGCTGATAGGACAAAAAGCTCAGGCTCCAAACCCTGCAGGATTGCCTGGAACATGGCCCCTTCCTAGCCTTCCTCCACCCATGGCATCCCCAGAGGTCATGCAGCCCGGCTCTCCCTTCCTGCCTGAACCTCCTAGACCACTGCCTCCGCCTCCTGTGGGACCACCAggtcccaggcccctgagtttccAGGCCCCAGCCCTTCCTCCTAGCTTCCCAATGACTTATCCTCCTGGAGGGCCAAATGCTCCACTCTCAGGTACCGTCCCACATTCTGGCATCTGGACTCCACGTCCAG GACCTCAAGATTCCTGGCAGGCGGCTCCAGGCCCCAGGGGAAACCTCCAGAGGAAAATG CTGCCAGAGACATTTATGCCTCTCGCACCAGTTACTGCTCCAGTTATGAGCATTGGTCATGAGACAAAACAGGTTCTGCCATCGCAGCCTGCTGCAGTCTCCAGTGTGAGTCACCCTCCTCCTGGAGCTCCAGCAGAACGTAACCTACAG CAACTTCAACAACTGCCTTCTaagaagatggaaaagaaggaCCTGCCTCTAGAGCATCAGTCCCTGAAGGTCAGCTTTGAGGCACTTCTCCAGCGCTGTTCCCTATCTGCAACTGATTTG AAGACCAAAAGGAAGTTGGATGAGGCTGCCCAACGTCTAGAGTGCCTGTATGAGAAGCTCCGTGAGGGGACA CTCTCACCCCCTGTCCTGGCTGGGCTCCACGAAGTTGCCCGATGTGCGGATGCAGGGAATTTTGCACAGGGCCTCGCAGTGCACGCCCAGGTGGTGAGCTGCAGTAGCTTTAGCGAGCTGTCCAGCTTCATGCCTGTCCTGAAGGCCATCCTCACCATCGCGCAGAAGCTGCAGGGCTAA
- the Sec31b gene encoding protein transport protein Sec31B isoform X7, giving the protein MTPGSKSQPPEDIKALSWNRQVQHILCSAHPSGKAIVWDLRKNEPIIKISDHNSKMNCSCLAWHPDIATQLVLCSEDDRLPVIQLWDLRFASSPLKVLENHSRGILSMSWNQADSELLLSSAKDSRIFCWNLGSGEVVYTLPTDSSWCFDVQWCPRNPPVFSAASFDGWISLYSVMGRSLEIQHMGQADKISSSFSKGQPLPPLQVPEQVAQASLIPPLKKPPKWIRRPAGVSFAFGGKLVTFGLPSTPAQQATQPCPRLVFISQVTTESEFLMKSAELQEALGSGNLLNYCKHKSQQTSLPSEKMLWEFLKVTLEHDSKVKFLKLLGYNKDELQKKVATWLKNNVRLGESLQPEGDDLNRKRQYAFGSQASKHTTDEISASSAFFDELVPQSMTPWEIPITEDTDGLLSQALLLGELGPAVQLCLKEERFAEAIILAQAGGTDLLRRTQEHYFAKRRTKISPLLACVVQKNWKGLVCACSLKNWKEALALLLTYSGQEKFPELCDMLGTRMEQEGGRALASEARLCYVCSGSVERLVECCAKSPQATSPMALQNLMEKVMVLRRSLELLQGPGRESPGPTTTYRITQYASLLAAQGSLATAMSFLPRDCAQPSVQQLRDRLFHAQGSAVLGQEAPPFPFSRVVVGVTPHSKETSYRLGSQPAYQISPPSPRSGATTQPSLVMPLTPSQPGPFQGSMTPTIRYSRAPGAPALQATQPLPLHPGVRPALSQPQLIGQKAQAPNPAGLPGTWPLPSLPPPMASPEVMQPGSPFLPEPPRPLPPPPVGPPGPRPLSFQAPALPPSFPMTYPPGGPNAPLSGTVPHSGIWTPRPGPQDSWQAAPGPRGNLQRKMLPETFMPLAPVTAPVMSIGHETKQVLPSQPAAVSSVSHPPPGAPAERNLQQLQQLPSKKMEKKDLPLEHQSLKVSFEALLQRCSLSATDLKTKRKLDEAAQRLECLYEKLREGTLSPPVLAGLHEVARCADAGNFAQGLAVHAQVVSCSSFSELSSFMPVLKAILTIAQKLQG; this is encoded by the exons ATGACCCCAGGATCCAAGTCACAG CCCCCAGAAGACATCAAGGCACTCTCTTGGAACCGCCAAGTCCAGCACATTCTGTGTTCTGCTCACCCCAGCGGCAAGGCAATTGTATGGGATCTGAGGAAGAATGAGCCTATCATTAAAATCAGTGATCACAACAGCAAG ATGAACtgctcctgcctggcctggcaccCAGACATAGCCACGCAGTTGGTGCTGTGCTCAGAAGATGACCGTCTCCCAGTGATTCAGCTGTGGGATTTGCGCTTCGCTTCTTCACCCCTGAAGGTGCTAGAGAACCACAGCAG GGGGATCTTATCAATGTCATGGAACCAAGCTGACTCTGAGCTGCTGCTTAGTAGTGCCAAGGACAGCCGGATCTTCTGCTGGAACCTGGGGAGCGGTGAG GTGGTATATACGCTACCCACAGACAGCAGCTGGTGCTTCGATGTGCAGTGGTGTCCTCGGAACCCTCCAGTATTCTCTGCTGCCTCTTTCGATGGCTGGATCAGTTTGTATTCTGTGATGGGGAGGAGCTTGGAAATCCAGCACATGGGACAGGCTGACAAG ATCTCCTCTTCCTTCAGCAAAGGTCAGCCCCTTCCACCACTGCAGGTGCCAGAGCAAGTGGCCCAGGCATCACTGATACCTCCCCTGAAAAAGCCTCCCAAATGGATCAGAAGGCCAGCAGGTGTTTCATTTGCT TTTGGGGGGAAGCTGGTTACCTTTGGtcttcccagcacccctgcccAGCAGGCGACACAGCCCTGCCCCCGCCTTGTCTTCATCAGTCAAGTCACCACAGAATCTGAGTTCCTGATGAAGTCAGCTGAGCTGCAGGAGGCCTTGGGATCTGGAAATCTCTTGAATTATTGTAAGCACAAGAGTCAGCAAACTTCACTGCCAAGCGAAAAGATGCTCTGGGAGTTCCTGAAG GTGACCTTAGAGCATGACTCCAAAGTGAAATTCTTAAAGCTATTAGGATACAATAAAGATGAGCTCCAGAAGAAG GTGGCCACATGGCTGAAGAATAACGTGAGGTTAGGAGAGAGCCTTCAGCCTGAAGGAGATGACCTCAACCGCAAGAGACAGTATGCCTTTGGCAGTCAG GCCTCCAAACACACCACAGATGAAATTTCTGCCTCTTCAGCCTTCTTTGATGAGCTAGTCCCTCAGAGCATGACTCCTTGGGAGATCCCCATTACAGAAG ACACTGATGGACTCCTGAGCCAGGCTCTGCTGCTTGGGGAACTGGGCCCTGCTGTGCAGCTGTGTCTGAAGGAGGAGCGCTTCGCTGAAGCTATTATCCTGGCCCAGGCTGGGGGTACAGATTTGCTGAGGCGGACACAGGAGCACTACTTTGCCAAGAGGAGAACCAAAATCTCTCCG CTTCTAGCCTGTGTTGTGCAGAAGAACTGGAAGGGTCTGGTATGTGCCTGTAGCCTGAAGAACTGGAAAGAGGCACTGGCCTTGCTACTCACATACTCAGGGCAAGAGAAATTCCCGGAGCTCTGTG ACATGCTGGGAACTCGCATGGAGCAGGAGGGTGGCAGGGCACTAGCCTCTGAGGCCAGGCTCTGTTACGTGTGCTCAGGGAGTGTGGAGCGGCTGGTAGAGTGCTGTGCCAAGTCCCCCCAGGCCACATCCCCCATGGCTCTGCAG AACCTGATGGAGAAGGTAATGGTCCTCAGAAGAAGCTTGGAGCTACTACAGGGTCCTGgcagagagagcccaggccccactACAACATACAGGATCACCCAGTATGCCAGCCTCCTGGCAGCCCAGGGCAGCCTCGCTACCGCGATGAGCTTCTTacccagggactgtgctcag CCATCAGTTCAACAGCTGAGAGACCGGCTATTTCATGCCCAAGGTTCTGCTGTTTTGGGCCAAGaggctccccctttccccttctcccgGGTTGTTGTGGGAGTTACCCCCCACTCTAAAGAGACATCTTATAGATTGGGATCCCAGCCTGCTTACCAG ATCTCACCTCCATCTCCAAGGTCAGGGGCTACCACTCAGCCCTCACTAGTGATGCCTTTAAcaccttcccagcctggccctttcCAGGGCTCCATGACACCAACGATTCGTTACTCCAGGGCTCCTGGGGCACCTGCACTGCAAGCCACCCAGCCTTTGCCTTTACACCCTGGGGTgaggcctg CTTTATCTCAGCCACAGCTGATAGGACAAAAAGCTCAGGCTCCAAACCCTGCAGGATTGCCTGGAACATGGCCCCTTCCTAGCCTTCCTCCACCCATGGCATCCCCAGAGGTCATGCAGCCCGGCTCTCCCTTCCTGCCTGAACCTCCTAGACCACTGCCTCCGCCTCCTGTGGGACCACCAggtcccaggcccctgagtttccAGGCCCCAGCCCTTCCTCCTAGCTTCCCAATGACTTATCCTCCTGGAGGGCCAAATGCTCCACTCTCAGGTACCGTCCCACATTCTGGCATCTGGACTCCACGTCCAG GACCTCAAGATTCCTGGCAGGCGGCTCCAGGCCCCAGGGGAAACCTCCAGAGGAAAATG CTGCCAGAGACATTTATGCCTCTCGCACCAGTTACTGCTCCAGTTATGAGCATTGGTCATGAGACAAAACAGGTTCTGCCATCGCAGCCTGCTGCAGTCTCCAGTGTGAGTCACCCTCCTCCTGGAGCTCCAGCAGAACGTAACCTACAG CAACTTCAACAACTGCCTTCTaagaagatggaaaagaaggaCCTGCCTCTAGAGCATCAGTCCCTGAAGGTCAGCTTTGAGGCACTTCTCCAGCGCTGTTCCCTATCTGCAACTGATTTG AAGACCAAAAGGAAGTTGGATGAGGCTGCCCAACGTCTAGAGTGCCTGTATGAGAAGCTCCGTGAGGGGACA CTCTCACCCCCTGTCCTGGCTGGGCTCCACGAAGTTGCCCGATGTGCGGATGCAGGGAATTTTGCACAGGGCCTCGCAGTGCACGCCCAGGTGGTGAGCTGCAGTAGCTTTAGCGAGCTGTCCAGCTTCATGCCTGTCCTGAAGGCCATCCTCACCATCGCGCAGAAGCTGCAGGGCTAA